A stretch of DNA from Rhodococcus sp. NBC_00297:
ACGGATCTGCCTGCCGCCCTCGACATCCTCGCGACCGGTCGGCTCGGCCGCGAACTCGCCGAGGCGCCCGTCGGGCTGTCCGACCTTCCCTCGTCCCTCGATCGTCTGTCCACAGGCCAGGTCGAGGGCAAAGTCCTGATCGACCCAGCGAAATGAGTTCACCCGTGTCAGAAGAGAACCACGCACGCACAGCACTTGTCGTCGGTGCTACCGGTATTGCAGGACAGACGGTCTCACGCCGACTCGTCGAGTCGGGATGGACCACGTACGGACTCTCCCGCGGATCGAAGAACCCCGTCGACGGCGTCATCCCCGTTGCGGGAGATCTTCTCGACCCCGAGTCCCTGGCCACGGCCCTCCAGGGCGTCGACCCCGAGATCGTCTTCATCACGGCGTGGATGAAGCAGGACTCCGAGCAGAAGAACATCGAGGTCAACAGCGCCACGGTGCGCAACGTCCTCGCGGCACTGAAAAGCAGCGGATCCGTACGGCACGTCGCGCTGCTCACCGGGCTCAAGCACTATCTGGGCCCCTTCGACGACTACGCCACCGGTGTCATGGCCGAGACGCCGTTCCACGAGAACGAGCCTCGACTGGACAGCCCGAACTTCTACTACGCGCAAGAAGATGAGCTGTTCGCTGCAGCGTCCGAGCAGAATTTCACGTGGAGCGTGCACCGCGCTCACACCGTGTTCGGCTTCGCCGTCGGTAACGCCATGAACATGGTGCTGACCCTCGGCGTCTACGCCGAGATCTGCCGCGAGAAGGGCGAACCCTTCGTGTTTCCCGGTTCGCAGACGCAGTGGGACGGCTTGACCGACATCACGGATGCCGACCTGCTGGGTGAGCAGATGATCTGGGCGGCAACCCATCCGGAAGGTGAGAACGAAGCCTTCAACATCGCGAACGGTGACGTCTTCCGGTGGCGATGGATGTGGCCGAAGATCGCCGCGGTGTTCGGCGTCGAGCCTGTCGGGTACGCAGACAGTCCCAAGCCTCTGGACGATCGCACCGAGGACGCACCGAAGATCTGGGCGGAGATCGCCGCCCGACACTCCTTGGCAGAAGACGACGTCGACCGACTGGCGTCGTGGTGGCATACGGACAGCGACCTGGGCCGCAACATCGAGTGCCTGACCGACATGACCAAGAGCCGTCAGGCGGGCTTCCTCGGATTCCGTTCGACATTCGACAGTTTCGTCGAGAAGACCGACCGGTACCGCGCCGCCTCGATCCTGCCGACGCGATGAGTGAGGCATCCTTCGCCGGGAAAGGCGCCGTCGTCACCGGAGCGGGCAGTGGAATCGGACGGGCGGTGGCCTTGCGGCTCGCCTCGGCCGGCGCGCGGGTGCTCGCCGTCGATCGTGATGTGGCGGGCGCGGAGCGTGTCGCATCGGAGTCGGTCGGCGACATCCACCCGTACCAGGCGGACGTATCCGACCACGCACAGGTCGAGGCGTACGCGAACGCCGCGACGACGCTGCTCGGTGACGTGCATCTGTTCTTCAACAACGCGGGCGTCGAGGGCGTGCACAAGTCGATCATCGACACCACGGAAGCAGAATGGCGTTCCGTCGTCGATATCAATCTGTCGAGTATGTTCTTCGGCCTCAAGCACGTTCTGCCTCTGATTCGCAGGGCAGGCGGTGGTGCGGTGGTGAACACCGGGTCGATCCTCAGCCTGAAGGCGGCGCCCGATCGCTCGGACTACGTGGTGACGAAGCACGGCGTTCTGGGTCTGACCCGAACGGCCGCAGCAGAATCCGCTCCCTATGGCATCCGGGTCAACTGCATCTGTCCCGGACCCATCGATACCCCGCTCATGTCCCGGTCGGAAACACTCGTCAACCCCGACGATCCGGGATTCGAACGGGAACGTTTCATGGAGGGGACGCCGCTACGCCGCTACGGCAGCGTGACCGAGATTGCGGAACTGGTCGCCTTCCTCCTCCGCGAGGATGTCGGCTACCAGACCGGCGCCGCGATCACTATCGACGGTGGCATCACCGCTGTGTGATGCACGAACGTCGACCACACCGAACACAGGAGAGAAAGATGCGCGCTGCCGTATTTCACGACCGTCACGACGTCCGAGTGGAAGACGTCGCGCCGCCCGCAACCGTCGGGCCG
This window harbors:
- a CDS encoding SDR family oxidoreductase encodes the protein MSEENHARTALVVGATGIAGQTVSRRLVESGWTTYGLSRGSKNPVDGVIPVAGDLLDPESLATALQGVDPEIVFITAWMKQDSEQKNIEVNSATVRNVLAALKSSGSVRHVALLTGLKHYLGPFDDYATGVMAETPFHENEPRLDSPNFYYAQEDELFAAASEQNFTWSVHRAHTVFGFAVGNAMNMVLTLGVYAEICREKGEPFVFPGSQTQWDGLTDITDADLLGEQMIWAATHPEGENEAFNIANGDVFRWRWMWPKIAAVFGVEPVGYADSPKPLDDRTEDAPKIWAEIAARHSLAEDDVDRLASWWHTDSDLGRNIECLTDMTKSRQAGFLGFRSTFDSFVEKTDRYRAASILPTR
- a CDS encoding SDR family NAD(P)-dependent oxidoreductase, with the translated sequence MSEASFAGKGAVVTGAGSGIGRAVALRLASAGARVLAVDRDVAGAERVASESVGDIHPYQADVSDHAQVEAYANAATTLLGDVHLFFNNAGVEGVHKSIIDTTEAEWRSVVDINLSSMFFGLKHVLPLIRRAGGGAVVNTGSILSLKAAPDRSDYVVTKHGVLGLTRTAAAESAPYGIRVNCICPGPIDTPLMSRSETLVNPDDPGFERERFMEGTPLRRYGSVTEIAELVAFLLREDVGYQTGAAITIDGGITAV